In the genome of Nycticebus coucang isolate mNycCou1 chromosome 12, mNycCou1.pri, whole genome shotgun sequence, the window GAGCTTAGCACATTAGAAGCCCCATGGGTTGTCACTCATGGTATCACTGTGTTAGTCACCCTGACAGCCCCTCTGtctttattatacatattttccaAATGGGGAAAGTGAGGCTTTGGGtcacaggggtgggggtggggggtgaccCAGAGCTGCCAGGAGAGGATCTGGCAGTGAAACACCAGCCCAGGGGCCTGGTACTATCAGGTAGATCCCCCGCCTATCAGCCCCAGGGGTCACCCAGATAGCTTCATCTGCCCCAACTTTCTTCCAGGTCCATTTCTACAGCCCCATGCCCAAGGGTTTCTCCACTGACTGGGATTTTGCTTCTTTAGGACAGAGAGCCCCTGAAGCCCTGGGTTGCCAGGGAAGAGGAGAAATCCATCTGCCAGGGGCTGAATGTGGCCTGAGGGACAGGCCATCAGTCCTGGAATGCCCCTGCCTGAGGCCAGTGAGCAGGAGGCTGAGAGCATGAAGGCCAGTCAAGAGCCGTCCCCTCAGCCGGGCACAGATGTCATCCCAGCAGCCCCCAGGAAGCCCAGGAAGTTCTCCAAACTGGTCCTGCTGACAGCCTCCAAAGACAGCGCCAAAGTGGCAGGGGCCAAACGCAAAGGCGTGCACTGCATCATGTCCCTGGGAGTGCCTGGCCCAGCCACCCTTGCCAAGGCCCTCCTCAAGACCCATCCCGAGGCCCAGCGGGCCATTGAGGCAGCCCCCCAGGAGCCTGAGCAGAAACGCAGCAAGCTGGACCAGGGTGAGGCTCCCGCGCGGGACGCCCCTCCCCCGGTCAGCGCACCCTTTAGAGCTGCCCCTCTCCTGCTGCTTTTGACCATGAGTGGGAAGCAGGGAGAGGGTCTTCAAGCCCAGGCATCCCTTTGTGTGACCCTCTCAGTCCCAAGATTCTGAGGCAACCTTGCCTCTGCATCTGTTCCCTCTGAAATGAGCTGTCTGCAGCAGTCTCTGGGGGAGGTGGCATCGCATCACCAGGTGGCACTCCATGCTGGTTGCTGCCATCAGAGCCCAGCTTCTCTAAAGGTTGCTTTATTGTTGCTTCACCACATGTTCTAGAAAACACCTTCACTCACTCATCCAATCACTCAGTCACCAAATCCATGTTTCCTGAGCAGCAGCTGTGTGCAGGCTAGGCAAGACCCCTGACATAGAAGCCTCCTCTCCCAGGAGAGCACAAAGGTCATGAACTTGACCTGGGCTCTCCAGGACTGTCCCTACCCTGCCTGCCTCTTCTGGCCAATTCTCACCCTCCCTGGAGCTCCCAGGACTGAAAGCTCAGTTCCCAGCTCCTCCCAGATCCCTTGAGGGAGGCAGCAGGGAATGCTGCAGCCTGGCTGGAAGTCATCAGGCAAGTTCATAACCTACTCTCTGCCTTTGGGGTAATAGTCTTGGGCAGCCTTAGCCCTGTTCTCCACCCCCGCCCCCGTCCCCAGCCACCTTTGGCTCTGCCCCTGCTGTGGGGCTAGACTTTTTTCCAAGCCAGACTTGGGGGTGATAGAGCAGGTAGGTAGCAAAAAGTGGGATGAGGGCCAGGTCACCCCTTTCTCTGCACCCAGCTCTCCCTAGGTGACCTGGGCCTTAGAATGCTCTCCCCTGCAAAGGAGAGGGCCCCTTAGGCTCTCCCAACAGCAAGTTCTTGGGACCCCTGGGTCCTGCCTCAGGGCTCTGTGGGAGCAGTGAGCAGTGGGAGGAACCTGGGTACAGGGGAAATGACCTGCTGGGGCAGAAGGATGGGCACAGGGGTGGTAGCTACAGGACAGACAGGGGTTGGGAAGACAGGAACCTATGAGGTTAGACCTCCCTGGAGAGCACATGTGTGTCCTGGCACTTCCCATGTGCATGCAGTGGATTATTTCTGCAAGTGTATTGGGGTCTGTCTACTTGAGTGTCTCATTGTCAATCTCTGGGTATTTGTGGTCTTGTGTATGTATTTACCTAGGAGGTGTGTTTGTGCGTCCCCGGTGTGTTGGTGTGGGTCTGTGTGTATCTGTTCTCGTGCTTATTTACATGTTGAAAAGACGGTCTGTATATATGTTTCTGTGTCACAGTCCAAGTGAGTCCTTAAGCAGACCTCCAATCCCCACCAGGCTTGGTGTGAGTGATGGAACCTGAACATGCCTTCTGGGGAGTGCCTCAGGGGGTGCCCTGTGGATGGAAGGAGATTAGCGGGTTTTTTCCCAACTGGAAGTGGGGTTCACCATGCCCTAAGAAGAGGGGACTATTAAACCCTGATAGTTGCTACCTACCTCTGAACAGGTGGCTCCTTGAGGTCACCCGGGATCCTCAGCCAATCACAGGAGAGGGAAGAGACCTTTGGGTTTCCATCTGTTAGCTGAGAAGTGCAGGGAACCCTGCCTCAGTGATGGAAATTGAGGGGTACATGACCTACAGTTGGAGGGAATCATAGCCCTTCAGCTTCCCCATGGGCCAAGGCCCTAGGACATCCTCACCCCGCTCTCCTTAGGTGAGATCTGGACAGGCTCAGGAGACCCTAAGGATCCCTCAGCCTCTGTCCCAATGCTGGGGTCCCTGGCCTGGTGGGGCCATGTCAGGGACTCAGAGGGATCCCAGGAGCCTTCTCTGCTGTGTGCCCGCCTGTCACTAGTATTCCAACAGCTAGTCCTGTTCTGAGTGCTTCCACATGACTACTGGGTTCCTTCCAATAGCCCAAGGGTGGAGGGTGCCATCCCCATGGCCTTTTGAAGGCAGGGCTCAGAGGGACTGAGTCCCTATCCTGAGGCCACCAAAAGTCACTGCAGAGGGTGGAACCCTGGCCTGTTTTCCCTGAGCTCAATGGAACAGGGCCATCTTGAGGGAGGATCCTTTCTAACCCATCTGAGACTTCTGTTCACTTACTTGGATCTGTCTAGACTCCAGGCCCAGGGTGATTTTGTGAGAACAGGAGCAGGGGCACCCTTCTTCAGATGACATGCTTGGCAAGGACCCATCTCAGCCCCAAGAGTTTCACTGGCAGATATTCGtgggcagtctacctgcctcaccTTGCTCCTCTATCCCTAAGTCCACAAACATCTCCCCCATGCCAGGGGGCAGGCCAGGCTGTGGGTATGGCAGTGGCTTCCTAGTGCTCAGCCTGGATTTGGCCTAAAGTTTCCTGGAAAGGATTTTAACAGCCTCTGTGGCCCTGGGCTAGTGGCCTTTTGGAGCAGTATCCCTGAGTGGCC includes:
- the FLYWCH2 gene encoding FLYWCH family member 2, whose product is MWPEGQAISPGMPLPEASEQEAESMKASQEPSPQPGTDVIPAAPRKPRKFSKLVLLTASKDSAKVAGAKRKGVHCIMSLGVPGPATLAKALLKTHPEAQRAIEAAPQEPEQKRSKLDQDADAEGMEAGRLPGGPPSEPGEETAANSMASSTSPEP